The following proteins are encoded in a genomic region of Magnolia sinica isolate HGM2019 chromosome 1, MsV1, whole genome shotgun sequence:
- the LOC131248084 gene encoding transcription factor MYB64-like, whose product MVHGGFVDACAYFLAPSERKEKDLSEKKQGLSTGQVQSLSCPSLILKDPDPDPIRFSCPLGTQWFFKSFQLFRELWVLLNYVLYGKIAGLQRYGKGCRLRWINYPRPDLKRGTFLQQEENLIIELHTVLGNRQHLRTGS is encoded by the exons ATGGTTCATGGAGGGTTTGTGGATGCTTGTGCTTACTTCTTGGCACCatctgaaagaaaagaaaaggatttaAGTGAAAAGAAGCAAGGGCTGTCAACAGGTCAGGTTCAG TCACTTTCGTGCCCGAGTCTCATTCTTAAGGACCCAGACCCAGATCCAATCAGGTTCAGCTGCCCATTGGGTACCCAATGGTTCTTTAAATCTTTTCAGCTATTTAGAGAGCT TTGGGTTTTGTTGAATTACGTTCTCTATGGGAAAATTGCAGGTCTGCAAAGGTATGGAAAGGGCTGCAGACTGAGGTGGATAAATTACCCGAGGCCTGATCTTAAGAGAGGCACATTCTTGCAGCAAGAAGAGAACCTGATAATCGAACTTCATACAGTTCTAGGCAACAGGCAACACCTTCGTACGGGTAGCTAG